From Pirellulales bacterium:
CGCGTGTCATGGATTGTCATTTTATGTCCCCACAGCGTCTCTAAACGCCCCGGTCCAAATGTTAGGCTTTGATTGAGCTTTGGGATGCCTTCGTTAGAACCATACGGTGCTCAAAAAACTGAGCACACCGATTGCTCCGAAGTCCCTCGTCCAGACTGGGACAACGTGCGCCTTTTCCTTGAAGTCGCTCGCGCGAACAGTTTTCGAACCGCAGCCGCCCGTCTGAACATCACAGGCCACGGCATCGCTCATCGCATCATGCAATTAGAGCAACAGCTAAATGTTGTTCTGTTCACCCGACACCGTGACGGAGTTCGGCTGACTCACGATGGTCAAAAGCTGTTGTCGTCTGCCGAAGCGATGGAAGAGGCTTCGATGGGATTTGTCCGCCGTCGGGGCACCCTGGCACAGCCGTTCCACGGAGAAGTTCGGATCGCGGCAACTGAGGGCCTTGGCACATTTTGGCTTACACCGCGGCTCATTGAGTTC
This genomic window contains:
- a CDS encoding LysR family transcriptional regulator, translating into MPSLEPYGAQKTEHTDCSEVPRPDWDNVRLFLEVARANSFRTAAARLNITGHGIAHRIMQLEQQLNVVLFTRHRDGVRLTHDGQKLLSSAEAMEEASMGFVRRRGTLAQPFHGEVRIAATEGLGTFWLTPRLIEFGRAHPKLLIDLHCSMQRPDDLIMRAQADLAIQIEKPTPRDLMVRKIGRMHVMPCASKAYLDT